In one Oncorhynchus nerka isolate Pitt River linkage group LG7, Oner_Uvic_2.0, whole genome shotgun sequence genomic region, the following are encoded:
- the LOC115132220 gene encoding bile acid receptor-like isoform X2: MREWSESEMTMSAGGYLSAFDGYGISEPLQYYDVLGDPLGYSFQEPDLQGLAFSQQQYSPVNLQFSVYEPPSSQPCHPPYTHPYSPHFLEAPCEPSPEPQCGGLGKVGGGGLPLVKRTRLGPGGWVRGLDELCVVCGDKASGYHYNALTCEGCKGFFRRSVTKKAVYRCKSGGGCEMDMYMRRKCQDCRLRKCRAVGMLDECLLTEVQCQSKRLRKGAKHRGGGPEEEENMESRSVSSTNRLLGHVVSANLSREQNHVLDRIVEALRQYRAQYTVHCRVFEWTCTEDGGDRLMDVASPPSQRLLQFAKSVPGFELLNCSDQSTLLSSSSVEVMFLLSAQQFTQNPAACSPALQPFNISSHHCLKMKENIHSGTGPVNSGINEDLLGPVINFFHSMAALGVTEAEYALLTATVLLCSDEASLRAVTCVESLQELILELLSRVCGAWCGAQGPQGAQRFARLLGRLTELRTLQHNHLTLLRQQP; the protein is encoded by the exons ATGAGAGAGTGGAGTGAGTCGGAGATGACCATGTCTGCCGGTGGTTACCTCTCTGCCTTTGATGGATACGGCATCTCCGAGCCTCTGCAGTACTACG ATGTGCTAGGGGACCCTTTGGGCTACTCTTTCCAGGAGCCAGACCTACAGGGCCTAGCCTTCAGCCAACAGCAGTACAGCCCCGTCAACCTGCAATTCTCTGTCTACGAACCACCGTCCTCCCAGCCGTGCCACCCACCCTACACCCACCCCTACAGCCCCCACTTCCTGGAGGCTCCCTGCGAGCCCAGCCCAGAGCCCCAGTGTGGAGGCCTGGGGAAGGTGGGTGGTGGAGGTCTGCCCCTGGTCAAGAGGACCAGGCTGGGCCCTGGAGGGTGGGTGAGGGGCCTGGATGAGCTTTGTGTGGTGTGTGGAGACAAAGCCTCTGGCTACCATTACAATGCCCTCACCTGTGAAGGCTGCAAAG GTTTTTTCCGAAGGAGTGTGACAAAGAAAGCAGTGTACCGGTGTAAAAGTGGCGGAGGCTGTGAGATGGACATGTACATGCGGAGGAAGTGCCAGGACTGCCGCCTGCGTAAATGTCGTGCTGTGGGCATGCTAGACGAAT GTCTGCTGACGGAGGTGCAGTGCCAGTCAAAGAGGCTGAGGAAGGGAGCCAAGCACAGAGGTGGAGggcctgaggaggaggagaacatggaGAGCAGGAGCgtcagctccaccaacaggctgcTAGGACAT GTGGTGTCTGCAAATCTGTCAAGAGAACAGAATCATGTGCTGGACAGGATAGTGGAGGCTCTTCGGCAGTACAGGGCGCAGTACACTGTACACTGTAGG GTGTTTGAGTGGACTTGTACAGAGGATGGTGGAGACAGACTAATGGACGTggcctcccctccctctcagagGCTGCTGCAGTTTGCCAAGAGTGTACCTG GCTTTGAGCTCCTGAACTGCTCGGACCAGAGCACCCTCCTctctagttcctctgtggaagTCATGTTTCTGCTCTCAGCGCAGCAGTTCACCCAAAACCCGGCAGCCTGTAGTCCAG CACTACAGCCTTTCAACATCTCATCTCATCATTGTCTGAAAATGAAGGAAAACATTCATAGTGGGACTGGCCCTGTAAACTCAG gaATCAATGAGGACCTGCTCGGGCCGGTGATCAACTTCTTCCACAGCATGGCAGCATTGGGGGTGACCGAGGCTGAATATGCCCTGCTCACTGCTACAGTACTGCTATGCTCAG ACGAAGCGTCGCTGCGGGCGGTTACGTGTGTGGAAAGCTTACAGGAGCTGATCCTGGAGCTGCTGTCCAGGGTGTGCGGAGCCTGGTGTGGAGCCCAGGGCCCTCAGGGAGCCCAGCGCTTCGCGCGCCTGTTGGGGAGACTTACGGAGCTGCGCACGCTACAACACAACCATCTCACCCTGCTCCGACAACAGCCCTGA
- the LOC115132220 gene encoding bile acid receptor-like isoform X1, giving the protein MREWSESEMTMSAGGYLSAFDGYGISEPLQYYDVLGDPLGYSFQEPDLQGLAFSQQQYSPVNLQFSVYEPPSSQPCHPPYTHPYSPHFLEAPCEPSPEPQCGGLGKVGGGGLPLVKRTRLGPGGWVRGLDELCVVCGDKASGYHYNALTCEGCKGFFRRSVTKKAVYRCKSGGGCEMDMYMRRKCQDCRLRKCRAVGMLDECLLTEVQCQSKRLRKGAKHRGGGPEEEENMESRSVSSTNRLLGHVVSANLSREQNHVLDRIVEALRQYRAQYTVHCRVFEWTCTEDGGDRLMDVASPPSQRLLQFAKSVPGFELLNCSDQSTLLSSSSVEVMFLLSAQQFTQNPAACSPALQPFNISSHHCLKMKENIHSGTGPVNSGINEDLLGPVINFFHSMAALGVTEAEYALLTATVLLCSADEASLRAVTCVESLQELILELLSRVCGAWCGAQGPQGAQRFARLLGRLTELRTLQHNHLTLLRQQP; this is encoded by the exons ATGAGAGAGTGGAGTGAGTCGGAGATGACCATGTCTGCCGGTGGTTACCTCTCTGCCTTTGATGGATACGGCATCTCCGAGCCTCTGCAGTACTACG ATGTGCTAGGGGACCCTTTGGGCTACTCTTTCCAGGAGCCAGACCTACAGGGCCTAGCCTTCAGCCAACAGCAGTACAGCCCCGTCAACCTGCAATTCTCTGTCTACGAACCACCGTCCTCCCAGCCGTGCCACCCACCCTACACCCACCCCTACAGCCCCCACTTCCTGGAGGCTCCCTGCGAGCCCAGCCCAGAGCCCCAGTGTGGAGGCCTGGGGAAGGTGGGTGGTGGAGGTCTGCCCCTGGTCAAGAGGACCAGGCTGGGCCCTGGAGGGTGGGTGAGGGGCCTGGATGAGCTTTGTGTGGTGTGTGGAGACAAAGCCTCTGGCTACCATTACAATGCCCTCACCTGTGAAGGCTGCAAAG GTTTTTTCCGAAGGAGTGTGACAAAGAAAGCAGTGTACCGGTGTAAAAGTGGCGGAGGCTGTGAGATGGACATGTACATGCGGAGGAAGTGCCAGGACTGCCGCCTGCGTAAATGTCGTGCTGTGGGCATGCTAGACGAAT GTCTGCTGACGGAGGTGCAGTGCCAGTCAAAGAGGCTGAGGAAGGGAGCCAAGCACAGAGGTGGAGggcctgaggaggaggagaacatggaGAGCAGGAGCgtcagctccaccaacaggctgcTAGGACAT GTGGTGTCTGCAAATCTGTCAAGAGAACAGAATCATGTGCTGGACAGGATAGTGGAGGCTCTTCGGCAGTACAGGGCGCAGTACACTGTACACTGTAGG GTGTTTGAGTGGACTTGTACAGAGGATGGTGGAGACAGACTAATGGACGTggcctcccctccctctcagagGCTGCTGCAGTTTGCCAAGAGTGTACCTG GCTTTGAGCTCCTGAACTGCTCGGACCAGAGCACCCTCCTctctagttcctctgtggaagTCATGTTTCTGCTCTCAGCGCAGCAGTTCACCCAAAACCCGGCAGCCTGTAGTCCAG CACTACAGCCTTTCAACATCTCATCTCATCATTGTCTGAAAATGAAGGAAAACATTCATAGTGGGACTGGCCCTGTAAACTCAG gaATCAATGAGGACCTGCTCGGGCCGGTGATCAACTTCTTCCACAGCATGGCAGCATTGGGGGTGACCGAGGCTGAATATGCCCTGCTCACTGCTACAGTACTGCTATGCTCAG CAGACGAAGCGTCGCTGCGGGCGGTTACGTGTGTGGAAAGCTTACAGGAGCTGATCCTGGAGCTGCTGTCCAGGGTGTGCGGAGCCTGGTGTGGAGCCCAGGGCCCTCAGGGAGCCCAGCGCTTCGCGCGCCTGTTGGGGAGACTTACGGAGCTGCGCACGCTACAACACAACCATCTCACCCTGCTCCGACAACAGCCCTGA
- the LOC115132220 gene encoding bile acid receptor-like isoform X3, producing MREWSESEMTMSAGGYLSAFDGYGISEPLQYYDVLGDPLGYSFQEPDLQGLAFSQQQYSPVNLQFSVYEPPSSQPCHPPYTHPYSPHFLEAPCEPSPEPQCGGLGKVGGGGLPLVKRTRLGPGGWVRGLDELCVVCGDKASGYHYNALTCEGCKGFFRRSVTKKAVYRCKSGGGCEMDMYMRRKCQDCRLRKCRAVGMLDECLLTEVQCQSKRLRKGAKHRGGGPEEEENMESRSVSSTNRLLGHVVSANLSREQNHVLDRIVEALRQYRAQYTVHCRVFEWTCTEDGGDRLMDVASPPSQRLLQFAKSVPGFELLNCSDQSTLLSSSSVEVMFLLSAQQFTQNPAACSPALQPFNISSHHCLKMKENIHSGTGPVNSGKKYASPENLDIAK from the exons ATGAGAGAGTGGAGTGAGTCGGAGATGACCATGTCTGCCGGTGGTTACCTCTCTGCCTTTGATGGATACGGCATCTCCGAGCCTCTGCAGTACTACG ATGTGCTAGGGGACCCTTTGGGCTACTCTTTCCAGGAGCCAGACCTACAGGGCCTAGCCTTCAGCCAACAGCAGTACAGCCCCGTCAACCTGCAATTCTCTGTCTACGAACCACCGTCCTCCCAGCCGTGCCACCCACCCTACACCCACCCCTACAGCCCCCACTTCCTGGAGGCTCCCTGCGAGCCCAGCCCAGAGCCCCAGTGTGGAGGCCTGGGGAAGGTGGGTGGTGGAGGTCTGCCCCTGGTCAAGAGGACCAGGCTGGGCCCTGGAGGGTGGGTGAGGGGCCTGGATGAGCTTTGTGTGGTGTGTGGAGACAAAGCCTCTGGCTACCATTACAATGCCCTCACCTGTGAAGGCTGCAAAG GTTTTTTCCGAAGGAGTGTGACAAAGAAAGCAGTGTACCGGTGTAAAAGTGGCGGAGGCTGTGAGATGGACATGTACATGCGGAGGAAGTGCCAGGACTGCCGCCTGCGTAAATGTCGTGCTGTGGGCATGCTAGACGAAT GTCTGCTGACGGAGGTGCAGTGCCAGTCAAAGAGGCTGAGGAAGGGAGCCAAGCACAGAGGTGGAGggcctgaggaggaggagaacatggaGAGCAGGAGCgtcagctccaccaacaggctgcTAGGACAT GTGGTGTCTGCAAATCTGTCAAGAGAACAGAATCATGTGCTGGACAGGATAGTGGAGGCTCTTCGGCAGTACAGGGCGCAGTACACTGTACACTGTAGG GTGTTTGAGTGGACTTGTACAGAGGATGGTGGAGACAGACTAATGGACGTggcctcccctccctctcagagGCTGCTGCAGTTTGCCAAGAGTGTACCTG GCTTTGAGCTCCTGAACTGCTCGGACCAGAGCACCCTCCTctctagttcctctgtggaagTCATGTTTCTGCTCTCAGCGCAGCAGTTCACCCAAAACCCGGCAGCCTGTAGTCCAG CACTACAGCCTTTCAACATCTCATCTCATCATTGTCTGAAAATGAAGGAAAACATTCATAGTGGGACTGGCCCTGTAAACTCAG GCAAAAAATATGCTAGCCCGGAGAATCTGGACATTGCTAAATAA